Proteins encoded within one genomic window of Halorussus salilacus:
- a CDS encoding acyltransferase, whose translation MGDDCTVAPDATVGHRHAADAAPPRFGDRATVRSGSIVYCDVEVGDDFTTGHNVLVREDTTIGDDVVVGTNTVVDGTTAIGSHVSLQTGVYVPTNTAIGDEVFVGPCAVLTNDPHPIREAVDLEGPTLEDHVSVGANATLLPGVTVGEGSFVAAGAVVTEDVPPETLAVGAPAEHRPLPEVLEGGNQIA comes from the coding sequence CTGGGCGACGACTGCACGGTCGCGCCCGACGCGACCGTCGGCCACCGCCACGCCGCCGACGCCGCGCCGCCGAGGTTCGGCGACCGCGCGACCGTCCGCTCGGGCAGCATCGTCTACTGCGACGTGGAGGTCGGCGACGACTTCACCACCGGCCACAACGTCCTCGTCCGGGAGGATACCACGATTGGCGACGACGTGGTGGTCGGCACCAACACCGTCGTCGACGGCACCACCGCCATCGGCTCGCACGTCAGCCTCCAGACGGGCGTGTACGTCCCGACGAACACCGCCATCGGCGACGAGGTGTTCGTCGGCCCCTGCGCGGTGCTGACCAACGACCCCCACCCGATTCGCGAGGCGGTCGACCTCGAAGGACCAACCCTCGAAGACCACGTCTCGGTGGGCGCGAACGCGACCCTCCTGCCCGGCGTGACCGTCGGGGAGGGGTCGTTCGTGGCGGCGGGCGCGGTCGTCACCGAGGACGTGCCGCCCGAGACGCTCGCGGTGGGCGCGCCCGCCGAGCACCGCCCGCTTCCCGAGGTCCTCGAAGGGGGGAACCAGATCGCATGA
- a CDS encoding nucleotide sugar dehydrogenase → MSVQVHTLYGSDAPERDQRAAFRSGQVPVAVYGLGKMGLPLAAVYADVSGNVVGADVDREVVETVNAGGCHVKREPGLPELVADLVEVGDLEATDDPAAAAADAAVHVVIVPTPITDGKEADLSILKSVVEDIGAGLDPGDLVVVECTVPPRTCEDVLAPLLAEAAGHEEFGLAFCPERTSSGRALDDIRGAYPKVVGGIDDESTRAAELVYDQLTDNEVLAVSDATTAEAVKVFEGLYRDVNIALANELATFTDELGIDVNEAIETANTQPFCDIHSPGAGVGGHCIPYYPYFVINEFDAEARLLRTAREVNDSMPGFTVETLVRELDAEGVSPGDTTVALLGLTYRPGVEETRATPAGPIAERLSALGAEVLAVDPMLDDAEGFAAEKVSQEELYDRDLDAAVLVTAHEEFDRIEWKGFDPLVVVDGRQSLDLADTDHRVYTIGSG, encoded by the coding sequence ATGAGCGTTCAGGTCCACACCCTCTACGGCAGCGACGCGCCCGAGCGCGACCAGCGCGCGGCGTTCCGGTCGGGACAGGTCCCGGTCGCGGTGTACGGTCTGGGCAAGATGGGCCTGCCGCTGGCGGCGGTGTACGCCGATGTGTCGGGCAACGTGGTCGGAGCCGACGTGGACCGCGAGGTGGTCGAGACCGTCAACGCCGGGGGGTGTCACGTCAAGCGCGAACCCGGCCTGCCCGAGCTGGTCGCCGACCTCGTCGAGGTCGGCGACCTCGAAGCGACCGACGACCCCGCCGCGGCCGCCGCCGACGCCGCGGTCCACGTCGTCATCGTGCCGACGCCCATCACCGACGGGAAGGAGGCCGACCTCTCCATCCTGAAGTCGGTCGTCGAGGACATCGGCGCGGGACTCGACCCCGGCGACCTCGTGGTCGTGGAGTGTACGGTCCCGCCCCGGACCTGCGAGGACGTGCTCGCGCCCCTGCTCGCCGAGGCGGCGGGCCACGAGGAGTTCGGGCTGGCGTTCTGCCCCGAGCGGACCTCCAGCGGTCGCGCGCTGGATGACATCCGCGGGGCCTACCCCAAGGTCGTCGGCGGAATCGACGACGAGAGCACCCGCGCGGCCGAACTCGTCTACGACCAGCTCACCGACAACGAGGTGCTCGCGGTCTCGGACGCCACCACCGCGGAGGCGGTGAAGGTGTTCGAGGGGCTCTATCGCGACGTGAACATCGCGCTGGCGAACGAGCTGGCCACCTTCACCGACGAACTCGGTATCGACGTGAACGAGGCCATCGAGACCGCCAACACCCAGCCGTTCTGCGACATCCACTCGCCCGGGGCCGGCGTCGGGGGTCACTGCATCCCCTACTACCCGTACTTCGTCATCAACGAGTTCGACGCCGAGGCCCGACTCCTCCGGACCGCCCGCGAGGTCAACGACTCGATGCCGGGCTTCACGGTCGAGACGCTGGTCCGCGAACTCGACGCCGAGGGAGTCTCGCCCGGCGACACCACGGTCGCGCTGCTGGGACTGACCTACCGACCCGGCGTCGAGGAGACCCGCGCGACGCCCGCCGGACCCATCGCCGAGCGCCTCTCGGCGCTCGGCGCGGAGGTGCTCGCGGTCGACCCGATGCTCGACGACGCCGAGGGGTTCGCGGCCGAGAAGGTCTCTCAGGAGGAACTCTACGACCGCGACCTCGACGCCGCCGTGCTGGTGACGGCCCACGAGGAGTTCGACCGCATCGAGTGGAAGGGATTCGACCCGCTGGTCGTGGTCGACGGCCGCCAGAGCCTCGACCTCGCCGACACCGACCACCGCGTCTACACCATCGGGAGCGGGTGA
- a CDS encoding DegT/DnrJ/EryC1/StrS family aminotransferase, which produces MSHIPIADPELGEREVEEVVSVLESGMLADGPQVRAFEEEFADFCAASRGVATSNGTTALHAALEALDVGAGDKVVTSPFSFVASANAIRLAGAEPVFADIDPDTFTLDPVAVEEAVRREDDVAAVMAVHLYGLPADMDHLLDVADDYGLAVVEDAAQAHGATYRGRRVGSFGDAACFSFYPTKNMTTGEGGMITTDRDDVAEKAESFANHGRPPEGGYEHVRVGHNFRMTSMAAAIGRVQLDRLPDYNEARRANAAYLSDALADADAVTPRVPDDRSHVYHQYTIRADDRDGLADFLADAGVGTGVYYPTPIHEQPAYADAETANPVAERTADRALSLPVHPNVTEQNLRTIASAINDYER; this is translated from the coding sequence ATGAGCCACATCCCCATCGCCGACCCCGAACTGGGCGAGCGCGAGGTCGAGGAGGTCGTCTCCGTCCTCGAATCCGGGATGCTGGCCGACGGCCCCCAAGTCCGGGCGTTCGAGGAGGAGTTCGCCGACTTCTGCGCAGCGAGTCGGGGCGTGGCGACCAGCAACGGGACGACCGCGCTCCACGCCGCGCTCGAAGCCCTCGACGTCGGCGCGGGCGACAAGGTGGTCACCTCGCCGTTCTCGTTCGTCGCGTCGGCGAACGCGATTCGACTCGCCGGGGCCGAGCCCGTCTTCGCCGACATCGACCCCGACACCTTCACCCTCGACCCGGTCGCGGTCGAGGAGGCCGTCCGCCGGGAGGACGACGTGGCCGCGGTGATGGCGGTCCACCTCTACGGCCTCCCGGCCGACATGGACCACCTGCTGGACGTCGCCGACGACTACGGCCTCGCCGTGGTGGAGGACGCCGCGCAGGCCCACGGCGCGACCTACCGCGGGCGGCGCGTGGGGTCGTTCGGCGACGCCGCCTGCTTCTCCTTTTACCCGACCAAGAACATGACCACGGGCGAGGGCGGGATGATAACCACCGACCGCGACGACGTGGCCGAGAAGGCCGAAAGCTTCGCCAACCACGGGAGACCGCCGGAAGGCGGCTACGAGCACGTCCGGGTCGGTCACAACTTCCGGATGACCTCGATGGCGGCCGCCATCGGCCGGGTCCAGCTCGACCGACTGCCCGACTACAACGAGGCACGCCGCGCGAACGCGGCGTACCTCTCGGACGCGCTGGCCGACGCCGACGCGGTCACCCCGAGGGTCCCCGACGACCGCAGCCACGTCTACCACCAGTACACGATTCGGGCCGACGACCGCGACGGACTCGCCGACTTCCTCGCCGACGCGGGCGTGGGCACGGGCGTCTACTACCCGACCCCGATACACGAACAGCCTGCCTACGCCGACGCTGAGACCGCGAATCCGGTCGCCGAGCGAACCGCCGACCGGGCGCTGTCGCTGCCGGTCCACCCGAACGTCACCGAACAGAACCTCAGAACCATCGCTTCCGCCATCAACGACTATGAACGCTGA
- a CDS encoding right-handed parallel beta-helix repeat-containing protein, whose amino-acid sequence MARDKTARENDSEQSLLDRRAYLKMAGAAAASVAAVGATTSRVDAADYETIEVPAGSRETIRIGGGETFENKLIDISADGAHFRVVTSGSGWTIRNVGVKGQNSDTSDTYSCFALQCDSGGEGLVENLYMGDGSVDRCGHAAIGGYGNAGHVTLRNVHVQGWGADGIYLSQPGVEGNSGGTFTVENAFAKNNNIENIRIGTTGSVIRDSVVHVEGTDPVPSNESGQKAPRGVWLKEQSGLEVENCDIKVSGADAVFANDGGSGTLTDCRVDGSISGDVQTQNVTEGADVTPPEGVPMSAEEAASGGTSEGSSSDEPQTTEESDDEEDSEGDLLELVSGEDTSGVRYEFTVEGSVEKHESGDNAAESSDEITENGDGTVTVSGVAGNGYGDAFYVNGAVTAMDLDESDWTLRYDGEEVSVDELTLPKKLVIDGSNRPNAVSTYTFEVSGKARKSADIGSINDYDTVEDGTISGRVVGGKDGYRFSGDVTGFELDGPANVRVEDDS is encoded by the coding sequence ATGGCACGCGACAAGACGGCACGCGAGAACGATTCCGAACAGTCCCTCCTCGACCGACGCGCGTACCTCAAGATGGCGGGCGCGGCGGCGGCGTCGGTCGCCGCGGTCGGTGCGACGACGAGTCGCGTCGACGCGGCGGATTACGAGACCATCGAGGTCCCCGCCGGTTCCCGCGAGACCATCAGGATCGGCGGCGGCGAGACCTTCGAGAACAAGCTCATCGACATCTCGGCCGACGGCGCGCACTTCCGCGTGGTCACCAGCGGAAGCGGCTGGACCATCCGGAACGTCGGCGTGAAGGGACAGAACTCCGATACGTCGGACACCTACAGTTGCTTCGCGCTCCAGTGTGACTCCGGCGGCGAGGGGCTCGTCGAGAACCTCTACATGGGCGACGGTTCGGTCGACCGCTGCGGCCACGCCGCCATCGGCGGCTACGGCAACGCGGGCCACGTCACCCTCCGGAACGTCCACGTTCAGGGCTGGGGTGCCGACGGCATCTACCTGTCCCAGCCGGGCGTCGAGGGCAACTCCGGCGGGACGTTCACGGTCGAGAACGCGTTCGCGAAGAACAACAACATCGAGAACATCCGGATCGGCACCACCGGTAGCGTCATCCGCGATTCGGTGGTCCACGTCGAGGGGACCGACCCGGTCCCGTCGAACGAGAGCGGCCAGAAGGCTCCCCGCGGCGTCTGGCTCAAGGAGCAGTCGGGCCTCGAAGTCGAGAACTGCGACATCAAGGTCAGCGGCGCGGACGCGGTGTTCGCCAACGACGGCGGTTCGGGTACCCTGACGGACTGCCGGGTCGACGGCTCCATCAGCGGCGACGTCCAGACCCAGAACGTCACCGAGGGGGCCGACGTCACCCCGCCCGAGGGCGTCCCGATGTCGGCCGAGGAGGCCGCGTCGGGAGGCACGAGCGAGGGGAGCAGTAGCGACGAACCGCAGACCACCGAGGAATCCGACGACGAGGAGGATAGCGAGGGAGACCTCCTCGAACTCGTCTCGGGCGAGGACACCTCGGGCGTCCGCTACGAGTTCACGGTCGAAGGTAGCGTCGAGAAACACGAGTCGGGCGACAACGCCGCCGAGAGTAGCGACGAGATAACCGAGAACGGCGACGGCACGGTCACGGTCTCGGGCGTGGCGGGCAACGGCTACGGCGACGCCTTCTACGTGAACGGCGCGGTCACCGCGATGGACCTCGACGAGAGCGACTGGACCCTGCGGTACGACGGCGAGGAGGTCTCGGTCGACGAACTCACCCTCCCCAAGAAGCTGGTCATCGACGGGAGCAACCGCCCGAACGCGGTCTCCACCTACACCTTCGAGGTCAGCGGCAAGGCGCGAAAGAGCGCCGACATCGGCTCCATCAACGACTACGACACGGTCGAAGACGGCACGATCTCCGGGCGGGTCGTCGGCGGCAAGGACGGCTACCGGTTCTCGGGCGACGTCACCGGCTTCGAACTCGACGGCCCCGCGAACGTCCGAGTCGAGGACGATTCGTAG
- the glmM gene encoding phosphoglucosamine mutase — translation MFGTSGIRGRVGEEVTCDLALDVGRALATEGSDRVVVGRDARESGRMLADAAVAGLRECGADAIHLGAVATPTLARSVGWRDADAGLMVTASHNPAPDNGLKLWNPSGQAFDESQREAIARRVREGEFDLAAWDELGAVGEWDGATERHADALVEAVGTVGVAARGDAAGPDRRTDSGATTESGDLSIVVDVGNGVGGVAADALHRLGHDVQTLNAQPDGSFPARPSEPTAENCRTLCSVVAATDADLGIAHDGDADRMRAVTADGEFVSGDVLLALFAREAASEGQRVAAPVDTSLAVADLLEPRGVSVSRTRVGDVYVAERATDPDVAFGGEPSGAWIWPDETLCPDGPLAACRLAELVAARGPLAELVGAVETYPLRRGSVETDRKEEVMARVGERVVAEYERVDTLDGVRVEGEDGWFLIRASGTEPLVRVTAEARRDDRADDLFAEASTLVEST, via the coding sequence ATGTTCGGGACGAGCGGCATCCGTGGGAGGGTGGGCGAGGAGGTGACCTGCGACCTCGCGCTCGATGTGGGCCGGGCGCTCGCGACCGAGGGCTCCGACCGCGTCGTCGTCGGCCGCGACGCCCGCGAGAGCGGGCGGATGCTCGCCGACGCCGCGGTCGCCGGGCTCCGGGAGTGCGGTGCCGACGCGATTCATCTCGGAGCGGTCGCCACCCCGACGCTCGCCCGCAGCGTCGGGTGGCGCGACGCCGACGCTGGCCTGATGGTGACCGCCAGCCACAACCCCGCGCCCGACAACGGTCTCAAGCTCTGGAACCCCTCGGGACAGGCGTTCGACGAGTCCCAGCGCGAGGCCATCGCCCGGCGGGTCCGGGAGGGCGAGTTCGACCTCGCGGCGTGGGACGAACTCGGCGCGGTCGGCGAGTGGGACGGCGCGACCGAGCGCCACGCCGACGCGCTGGTCGAGGCGGTCGGGACCGTCGGCGTCGCCGCGCGCGGCGACGCCGCTGGCCCCGACCGCCGCACCGACAGCGGAGCGACCACCGAATCCGGCGACCTCTCGATAGTCGTGGACGTGGGCAACGGCGTCGGCGGCGTCGCCGCCGACGCCCTCCACCGGCTCGGCCACGACGTTCAGACGCTGAACGCCCAGCCCGACGGGAGCTTCCCCGCCCGGCCGAGCGAACCCACCGCCGAGAACTGCCGGACGCTGTGTTCGGTGGTCGCGGCGACCGACGCCGACCTCGGAATCGCCCACGACGGCGACGCCGACCGGATGCGGGCGGTCACGGCCGACGGCGAGTTCGTCTCGGGCGACGTGTTGCTCGCGCTTTTCGCCCGGGAGGCCGCGAGCGAGGGCCAACGGGTGGCCGCGCCGGTCGACACCAGCCTCGCGGTCGCCGACCTGCTCGAACCCCGGGGCGTGTCGGTCTCGCGCACGCGCGTGGGTGACGTGTACGTCGCCGAGCGCGCGACCGACCCCGACGTGGCGTTCGGCGGCGAACCCAGCGGCGCGTGGATATGGCCCGACGAGACGCTGTGTCCCGACGGCCCGCTGGCGGCGTGTCGGCTGGCCGAACTGGTGGCAGCCCGCGGGCCGCTCGCGGAACTGGTCGGCGCAGTCGAGACGTATCCGCTGCGGCGCGGGAGCGTCGAGACCGACCGGAAGGAGGAGGTGATGGCGCGGGTCGGCGAGCGCGTGGTCGCGGAGTACGAGCGGGTGGACACGCTGGATGGCGTCCGGGTGGAAGGAGAAGACGGGTGGTTCCTGATTCGGGCCAGTGGGACCGAACCGCTCGTCCGGGTGACCGCCGAGGCCCGCCGCGACGACCGGGCCGACGACCTGTTCGCGGAGGCGAGCACGCTGGTCGAGTCGACCTAG
- a CDS encoding DUF7344 domain-containing protein has protein sequence MPRAEELSQDEVFEVLKSPRRRYALYYLRREGGETELSDLTEQVAAWENETTTAALTTEQRKRVYISLYQTHLPKLDEADIVEYDRDAGVVRLGERAGDLNIYLGEVSREEFPWDRYYLALVGVSSLLVAAVWLEVPPFGLIPGLVLATVILVAFGVSAVVHFLKFRRGGEVGTPPELRRADGQEH, from the coding sequence ATGCCTCGCGCTGAAGAGCTCTCCCAGGACGAGGTGTTCGAGGTCCTCAAGAGCCCGCGGCGGCGGTACGCGCTCTACTACCTCCGCCGGGAGGGCGGCGAGACCGAGCTCTCGGACCTCACCGAGCAGGTCGCGGCGTGGGAGAACGAGACCACCACTGCGGCGCTGACGACCGAACAGCGAAAGCGGGTGTACATCTCGCTCTACCAGACCCACCTCCCGAAGCTCGACGAGGCCGACATCGTGGAGTACGACCGCGACGCGGGCGTGGTCCGACTCGGCGAACGGGCGGGCGACCTGAACATCTATCTCGGCGAGGTGTCCCGCGAGGAGTTTCCGTGGGACCGCTACTACCTCGCACTGGTGGGGGTCAGCTCGCTTCTGGTCGCCGCGGTGTGGCTGGAGGTCCCGCCGTTCGGTCTCATCCCCGGACTGGTGCTGGCGACCGTCATCCTCGTCGCGTTCGGCGTCTCGGCCGTCGTCCACTTCCTGAAGTTCCGTCGCGGCGGCGAGGTCGGCACGCCGCCCGAACTCCGCCGCGCCGACGGGCAGGAGCACTGA
- a CDS encoding Gfo/Idh/MocA family protein, whose amino-acid sequence MNAERPNAVNAAVVGVGNMGRHHARVYSELPDVNLVGVYDVDDATAREVAEAHGTRAMNMEALLTAADVASVAVPTPFHAEIAEECIDHGVDVLVEKPFVEDPEVGRDLVDRADEAGVTIQVGHVERFNPAIRALSDIVADLDVIALDTRRLGPPPEGRQLDQSVVLDLMIHDIDVVLSILGEDPHEVSAHGAKENQYATATLGFGDDTVASLTASRVTQQRVRKLGITAEECRVNVDYVDRSIEIHRHSLPEYIEDNGDVRYRHESIVERPTVETGEPLKNELRAFVSAAVDGTEPVVSGEDGLRVLEIAREIDRIARGEAVEPEVSAR is encoded by the coding sequence ATGAACGCTGAACGTCCGAACGCCGTCAACGCCGCGGTCGTCGGCGTCGGCAACATGGGTCGCCACCACGCCCGCGTCTACAGCGAACTGCCCGACGTGAACCTCGTGGGCGTCTACGACGTGGACGACGCGACCGCCCGGGAGGTCGCGGAGGCCCACGGCACGCGCGCGATGAACATGGAGGCGTTGCTCACCGCCGCCGACGTCGCGTCCGTGGCGGTGCCGACGCCGTTCCACGCCGAGATCGCCGAGGAGTGCATCGACCACGGCGTCGACGTGCTGGTCGAGAAGCCCTTCGTCGAGGACCCCGAGGTGGGCCGCGACCTCGTCGACCGGGCCGACGAGGCGGGCGTCACGATACAGGTCGGCCACGTCGAGCGGTTCAACCCCGCCATCCGGGCCCTCTCCGACATCGTCGCCGACCTCGACGTGATCGCGCTCGACACCCGGCGGCTCGGCCCGCCGCCCGAGGGCCGCCAGCTCGACCAGAGCGTGGTGCTCGACCTGATGATACACGACATCGACGTGGTGCTGTCGATACTCGGCGAGGACCCCCACGAGGTGAGCGCTCACGGCGCGAAGGAAAACCAGTACGCCACCGCGACCCTCGGGTTCGGCGACGACACCGTTGCGTCGCTGACCGCGAGCCGCGTGACCCAACAGCGGGTCCGAAAGCTCGGCATCACCGCCGAGGAGTGTCGGGTCAACGTCGACTACGTCGACCGCTCCATCGAGATTCACCGCCACTCGCTGCCCGAGTACATCGAGGACAACGGCGACGTGCGCTACCGCCACGAGAGCATCGTCGAGCGCCCCACGGTCGAGACCGGCGAACCCCTCAAGAACGAGCTTCGAGCGTTCGTCTCGGCCGCGGTCGACGGGACCGAGCCGGTGGTCTCGGGCGAGGACGGCCTCCGGGTGCTCGAAATCGCGCGCGAGATCGACCGCATCGCTCGCGGCGAGGCCGTCGAACCCGAGGTGAGCGCCCGATGA